One part of the Pandoraea faecigallinarum genome encodes these proteins:
- a CDS encoding metallophosphoesterase family protein, with the protein MDVEFKLHRAPRLRPQEGENPDESYAKTVDVTSQALNDLKSELPTFVAQLRTALEDVKDDGRSHDLVSLQDCQDKLAKLEAALKDVTPEHPIGNRDAPERAKPTFESLFESLSGAAAALDKVRQEIMDKGKQMEPQAPGWATKLLKKVGAFLGLVVAACVFVGVFVGVSHLAIPLTAAYALAGTAATLIAAAGIASQCSAASRLTDYAARQVEYANRQRAYAEYQMDNAEPLQARDAQLNSLRALMIRAERDLTIANIQGLLTEKARQYFSALLTPCEVDSLGNPLAAGERTGRGPKTVALGDGDGSDFRVLLAAILSGHVSLPAEEQAVLAKCLQAEADCRRTPDGLIAFQKNGDLHAALDRLAHQAVYRDGLDTLIFIGDVCHDRFSTNRDASRVIREALHARGAVFLLGNHDDYRSTAANDSEKTPMFGDFAKNKETAKVWHQHQKDVFVRIYYSPDTGLLGVHHGLRLAPGPTIQTPWGFVKFTDNPEVLVRAIQNNDFLPMPTAARDLTLHQKIQLLMSLSEDDAERLNVDLNDMERTLPACTAAGWDEKAEKEVKEWLEDAERNLLGGWTAVLERYHSDEHKVFQLTNFRPTIAQTRALAKALKNPDRPVTFLKGHHEYQESGDQVISGNARAKAVAFRPVAYAILCGPAPPPGAENPLAKRAGNPWEALPRFPAEKLVRESSGKVAG; encoded by the coding sequence ATGGACGTGGAGTTCAAATTGCACCGAGCGCCCCGGCTCCGGCCCCAGGAAGGCGAAAACCCTGACGAGTCGTATGCGAAGACAGTCGATGTGACCAGCCAGGCACTGAATGACCTTAAGTCGGAACTGCCCACGTTTGTCGCGCAATTACGGACGGCCCTGGAGGACGTGAAGGATGACGGGCGCAGCCACGACCTTGTCAGTCTGCAGGACTGCCAAGACAAGCTGGCCAAGCTCGAGGCTGCGCTCAAAGACGTGACGCCCGAGCACCCCATCGGTAACCGTGATGCGCCGGAGCGGGCCAAACCCACCTTTGAATCATTGTTTGAATCACTGTCTGGCGCGGCAGCCGCGTTGGACAAGGTTCGTCAGGAAATAATGGATAAGGGCAAGCAAATGGAGCCGCAGGCGCCGGGTTGGGCGACAAAGTTGCTCAAGAAGGTGGGCGCTTTCCTGGGTCTTGTCGTCGCCGCGTGTGTTTTCGTGGGCGTTTTCGTTGGTGTATCGCACCTCGCCATTCCGCTCACAGCGGCATACGCGCTCGCCGGCACGGCGGCGACGCTCATCGCTGCCGCGGGCATCGCGTCACAATGCAGCGCGGCGAGTCGCCTGACCGACTACGCCGCCCGTCAGGTCGAGTACGCCAACCGCCAAAGGGCGTACGCTGAGTACCAAATGGACAACGCCGAGCCGCTACAGGCGCGGGACGCGCAACTCAACAGCCTCAGAGCGTTAATGATTCGTGCGGAAAGGGATCTGACGATTGCCAATATTCAGGGCCTGCTGACGGAGAAAGCCCGCCAATATTTTTCCGCCCTGCTCACGCCCTGCGAAGTTGACTCGTTGGGCAACCCGTTGGCAGCGGGTGAGCGAACTGGCCGCGGCCCCAAGACGGTGGCGTTGGGTGATGGCGATGGAAGTGACTTTCGCGTGCTGCTGGCAGCGATTTTGAGCGGCCACGTGTCGCTCCCCGCAGAGGAGCAAGCTGTTTTGGCCAAGTGCCTGCAGGCGGAGGCGGATTGCCGACGAACACCTGACGGACTTATAGCGTTTCAGAAAAATGGAGACCTTCATGCGGCATTGGACCGCCTGGCGCACCAGGCGGTCTACCGAGACGGGCTCGATACCCTAATATTTATCGGTGATGTATGTCACGACAGATTTTCGACGAACAGGGACGCCAGTCGCGTCATCCGAGAGGCCCTGCACGCGCGTGGAGCCGTCTTTCTTCTGGGCAATCACGACGATTATCGCTCGACGGCGGCGAACGATTCCGAAAAAACGCCGATGTTTGGCGACTTTGCCAAGAATAAAGAAACCGCTAAGGTGTGGCACCAGCACCAAAAGGACGTCTTTGTACGCATTTATTACTCGCCGGACACCGGCCTGTTAGGCGTGCACCACGGACTACGTTTGGCACCGGGCCCTACCATCCAGACCCCGTGGGGCTTTGTCAAATTCACCGACAACCCAGAGGTGCTCGTGAGGGCCATTCAAAACAACGATTTTCTGCCCATGCCAACCGCCGCGCGCGATCTCACCCTCCACCAAAAAATCCAGTTGCTGATGTCGTTAAGCGAAGATGATGCGGAACGTCTGAACGTTGACTTGAATGACATGGAGCGCACGCTGCCCGCCTGCACGGCCGCCGGCTGGGACGAGAAGGCCGAGAAAGAGGTGAAAGAGTGGTTAGAGGACGCAGAGAGGAATTTGCTCGGTGGCTGGACAGCGGTGTTGGAGCGCTATCATTCCGACGAGCACAAGGTTTTCCAGCTAACCAATTTCCGGCCCACTATTGCACAGACTCGGGCACTGGCCAAGGCCTTGAAGAACCCCGACCGTCCGGTAACCTTTCTCAAAGGCCATCATGAGTACCAAGAAAGCGGCGATCAGGTGATATCGGGCAATGCGCGCGCAAAGGCTGTCGCGTTCCGTCCCGTTGCATACGCGATCCTTTGCGGCCCCGCCCCGCCGCCCGGGGCGGAGAACCCCCTGGCCAAACGCGCAGGCAATCCGTGGGAAGCATTGCCGCGCTTCCCCGCTGAGAAATTGGTCCGGGAGTCGAGCGGGAAGGTGGCCGGTTGA
- a CDS encoding plasmid pRiA4b ORF-3 family protein, with the protein MAKSFQRYTLHVQLLHIEPPIWRRVTVEGPDTLRKLHHILQAAFGWEDTHLHDFLIDGKTYAQLDIDAGLEFMDLTKTFDDRKAKLNRVLRPDSHIIYQYDFGDGWYHQIVVEDIETIEGESWGESRVLDGARACPPEDVGGPPGYEVFLSTLRDNPDSEEATHYRQWVGPGFDSERLDIRAANAALMRLAANRWGNR; encoded by the coding sequence ATGGCCAAGTCGTTCCAGCGTTATACCCTGCACGTGCAATTGCTGCATATCGAGCCGCCCATCTGGCGTCGCGTCACGGTCGAGGGCCCCGACACCCTGCGCAAACTACATCACATCCTGCAAGCCGCCTTCGGCTGGGAAGACACCCATCTCCACGACTTCCTGATCGACGGCAAGACGTATGCCCAGCTCGATATAGACGCAGGACTGGAGTTCATGGACCTGACCAAGACGTTTGATGACCGGAAAGCCAAACTGAATAGAGTGCTCCGGCCTGACTCGCACATCATTTACCAATATGACTTCGGTGACGGTTGGTATCACCAGATCGTCGTCGAAGACATTGAAACGATTGAAGGCGAATCATGGGGCGAGTCCAGGGTTCTCGATGGCGCGCGTGCCTGCCCGCCCGAAGATGTCGGTGGTCCGCCCGGATATGAAGTGTTCCTGAGTACCTTGCGCGATAACCCGGACAGCGAGGAAGCCACACACTACCGCCAGTGGGTTGGTCCAGGGTTCGATTCAGAGCGACTCGATATACGTGCTGCCAATGCAGCATTGATGCGACTGGCGGCCAATCGATGGGGGAATCGATAG
- a CDS encoding AAA family ATPase yields the protein MSGLPTFPHTLAWTASRERDGALFAGVRRANPLEVVRKTRVQAVSVAKVSGRVFARRAEPRVEAPSCGIPERAQAVVRIADTRNRWMAVPGFAGIGKSFMTHSAKARLEERGYRVTALAPYGSQKTALEGERIEARTRQSMLKAKDKHIDGKPVVFIDEAGAKRARQYWT from the coding sequence ATGAGTGGCCTGCCGACGTTCCCACACACCCTGGCTTGGACAGCCTCTCGAGAGCGGGACGGCGCGCTCTTCGCCGGGGTACGGCGGGCGAACCCCCTGGAAGTCGTGCGTAAAACCCGCGTGCAGGCGGTCTCGGTCGCAAAAGTGTCGGGGCGGGTTTTTGCGCGGCGCGCCGAGCCTCGTGTCGAGGCTCCTTCCTGCGGGATCCCCGAGCGGGCGCAGGCCGTTGTGCGCATCGCTGATACGCGCAACCGATGGATGGCCGTGCCCGGTTTCGCGGGCATTGGCAAAAGTTTCATGACACATTCGGCAAAGGCGCGACTCGAGGAACGCGGCTACCGCGTGACGGCGCTTGCGCCCTACGGGAGCCAGAAGACGGCCCTTGAAGGCGAACGCATCGAGGCCCGCACACGGCAATCGATGCTCAAGGCCAAAGACAAGCATATCGACGGCAAGCCGGTCGTGTTCATTGACGAGGCGGGCGCGAAACGCGCGCGCCAATACTGGACATAA